The genomic segment ACAGTTCGGTCCCTATCCACCGCGGGCGCAGGAGACTTGAGGGGAGCTGCTCCTAGTACGAGAGGACCGGAGTGGACGGACCTCTGGTGTACCGGTTGTCCTGCCAAGGGCACGTGCCGGGTAGCCATGTCCGGACGGGATAAGCGCTGAAAGCATCTAAGCGCGAAGCCCACCCCAAGACGAGGTCTCCCACCGGGTCAACCGGGTAAGTCCCCTGGGAAATGACCAGGTTGATAGGCCGGAGGTGTAAGCGCTGAGAGGCGTTGAGCCTACCGGTACTAATCGGACGAGGGCTTGAGCCCCCTTAGGGGCAGCTCTACGGAGCCTCCTTCGGTGTGTGCTGTTGTCCGGGATCCTGAGGGGATGTGATCGCAACGCCAGTAGTGCGTGAGTCCACCCCTCGGGTCTTGGGCGGGAGCGGACATCTGCTGTTCCCGGGCGGTTCATCCGGGAGTCTCCATCATGGCCCATCAGGCCGCGATGGAGGTGGAGTCTCGGATGTTGGGTGTCGCGTATCGCGCCCGGCCCTGGCCGTACCTGCCTGCGGTACCCAACGTTCGAGCTATGTCTTCCCTGTGCGGATTCCCGGCGGCTATGCCGGAGGGGCCACACCCGTTCCCATTCCGAACACGGCAGTTAAGCCCTCCAGGGCCGATGGTACTGCGGTGGCAACGCCGTGGGAGAGTAGGTCGCCGCCGGGAGAAAGCGTCGGGGGGAGGCAGGGCGCCTCTCCCCGACGCGTTTTCTCATACGGAGCTATCGCCTGTGGTGCGAGGCCATCGTTGGGGTGCCAGTCAATCGTTGCGATGCGAGTCTATATTCCAGGGTGAGGAGGATCTGAGCATCTATGGCTGCTCCTCGTGTGGTGATCCTTGGTGGTGGGTTTGGTGGTCTGGCCGCGGCCACCACGCTGCGCCAGGCGCTGGGTGACCGGGTGGATCTGCTGGTGGTGGACGCGGCGCCGGATTTCATGATGGGCCTGCGTCAGCTCTGGCTCCTGGACGGGCGGGCAACTCGGGCGGAGGGCACCAGGGACCGGCGTACCCTGCCGGAGCGTGCCATCCCCTTCCGCCAGGGGAGGGTGGAGGCCATCGACCCGGAGCGTCGGCGGGTGGCGGTGGACGGCGATTCCCTGGGCTACGACTACCTCATCGTGGCCCTGGGGGCGCAGCCGCGGTCCGACCTGATCCCCGGCGGGGCCGCCGGCGGCTACAATCTCTACCTGCCGGAGGAGGCCGAGGCCCTGGGCCACAGGCTGCGGGACCTGGAGCGCGGACGCATCCTCATCGCCATCGCCGGTTTGCCCTACAAGTGTCCGCCCGCGCCCTACGAGGCTGCGTTCATCATCGAGGCCCTGCTGCGGCGCACGGGACGTCGCCCCGCCGTAGAACTGGAGGTGCTCACACCCCAGGCGATGTCGCTGCCGGTGGCCGGGCCGGCGGTGTGCGCACAGGTGGAGGGGACGCTGGCCGCACGGCGCATCAGTTTCCGTACCCGGGCACAGGTGCAGCGGGTGGAGGCGAGGCGCGTGCTGCTGGCGGACGGCAGCCAGGTGACGGCGGACGTGGTCGTCTACGTGCCCCCGCACCGCCCGTCCCAAGCGATCACGGCCAGCGGCCTGGCGGACGGGGAGTGGATCCGTCCCGATCCGCGGACGCTGGCCACAAAGGCCGAGCGCGTCTTTGCCCTGGGCGACATCACGGAGATCCCCCTTGCCGGCGGACAGGCGCTGCCCAAGGCCGGCGTCTTTGCCGAGCGACAGGGTGAGGTCGTCGCCCGTAACCTGGCCGACCTCCTGGCGGGGCGGGAGCCTGTGGCGCGCTTCGACGGCGCAGGATACTGCTTCATCGAGGTGGGGGACGGCAAGGCCACCACGGTGGACGGCCGGTTCTTCGCCGACCCGCCGGACGTGCGCGTCGCCGACCCCACGGCGGAGTCCCTGGCGGCTAAGGAAGCCTTCGAGCGGGAGCGCCTGCAGCGCTGGTTCGGATAGCCCGGCTGGCGGTGGCGCGTAGCAGTGCGGCGGCCGCCGCGGCGATGGGCAGGGTGAGGAGGAAGGGCCAGCTCAGGCCGCGCACAGCGACGGTGCCTCCCAGGACGGGGCCGAGGAAGAAACCCAGGTCGGCCGCAGCGTTAAGCGCACCCATGGCCGGCACGGCCTCCCCTCGCGGGGTGACGGCGGCCAGGCGCGCGGAGAGGGCCGCCGGGACCGCCGCGCCTACGATGCCTACCAGCCCGTTGAGGACCAGGAGCGCGGCGAAACTGTGCGCCAGGGGGACCGCCGCCATCACCGCGGCGCGCGCCAGGTAGACTGCGGCCAGGGGCCCCAGCGCGGTGCGGCGCTCCAGCGCCCTGCCGGCAGGAAGTTGCGCCGCGGCAAACGCGGCTGAGCCAGCCGCAAAAAGCAGGCCGACCTGCGATGCGTCCAGTCCCTGCGCCGTGGCGTGCAGCGGCAGGAAGGTGGAGAACAACCCGTAGCCGGTAGTGTGCAGGGCGTTAAGCGTCCAGACCGAGAGCACCTCACCCCGCCTTGCCAGCGCGCGCAGGGAGGTTCCCAGGGGGAGGGCGGCATCCCGCTGCGGGCTGACGGCGCCTCCCAGGGCCACGGGCAGCAGGGCCACGGCCGCGGAGAGAACGAGCGGCGCCCGCAGACCGGCAGCGTCGGCCAGCCACCCTCCCATCCAGGGTCCGGCCAGCAGCCCCACACCGAAGTAGAGCCAGAAGGTGGCGAACGCGGGCCCGTGCCGCCCGGGCGGAGCGCTATCGGCTACCTCTGCGAAGAGCACCGGCCACAGCAGCCCGCGAAATGCGCCGAAGAGCAGGCGGGAGAGGTACCACTCCAGCCGGGTGGCGGCCATGGCGAACCACAGCTGAGTTGCCGCCCCGCCCAGCGAGCCCAGCAGGATCGTCCCTCGCCGGCCGATGCGGCGGCTCACCGCCAGGGCCGCCAGCTCGGTGCCGATGATGGACAGCGACATGATCCCCACCAGCACTCCCATTTCCACCGTGGGCAGCCCGCGCGCCTGCAGGTAGAGGGGCAGGACCGGCTGAGCCACCATGATGGTCAGGATCATTGTGGTCGCGGCGAGGCCGAGGAGGTGAATACGTGGGGGCACGTGGTTGAGTGTAGCATGCGGCGACGGCACCCTGCCGCCTAAGAGCGGCGAGGTGCGGGCATAAACGGTGGCGGAAGCCCCCAGTGGCGCCAGCCTCAGGCTTTCCGCCGCAGCCGCCGGCCAGGTCAACGGAGGTGCTCATGGAGATTCACGGGCTCCTGAAGATGGTCATCGAGCGTAATGCCAGCGATCTGCACCTCAAGGTGAAGAATCCCCCTATCCTGCGCATCAACGGCCACCTCATCCCGGTGGACCTGCCTCCCTTCGAACCGGCAGAACTGCAATCGCTCATCGAGTCCATGCTCACCGACGCGCAGCGGGAGACGTTCCGCCAGGAGCTGGAGCTGGACTTCGGCTACAGCGTGCCCGGCCTCTCCCGCTTCCGGGTCAACGTCTTCCGGCAGCGGGGCCACGTGGGCGCGGCCATCCGGGCCATCCCCATGCAGGTGCCCACCATCGCCCAGCTGCACCTGCCGGCGGGTGTGGAGCGCTTCGCCGAGCTGCCACGGGGGATGGTGCTGGTGACGGGGCCCACTGGCAGCGGCAAGTCCACGACCCTGGCCGCCCTGATCAACCACATCAACCAGCACCGATCCTGCCACGTGGTGACCATCGAGGACCCCATCGAGTACCTGCACCACGACCAGAAGAGCATCATCGACCAGCGGGAGGTAGGCAGCGACACCCACTCCTTCGCCCACGCCCTGCGCCACGTGCTGCGGCAGGATCCGGACGTGATCCTCATCGGGGAGATGCGCGACCTGGAGACCATCGCCACAGCCATCACCGCGGCAGAGACCGGGCATCTGGTCTTTGCCACCCTGCATACCCAGAGTGCCGCCCAGGCCGTGGAGCGCATCGTCGACGTCTTCCCGCCGTATCAGCAGGAGCAGGTGCGCATGCAGCTTTCCCTGTCCCTGGAGGGGGTGCTCTCCCAGACGCTGCTGCCGCGGCGCGACGGCCGCGGTCGGGTGGCTGCGGTGGAGGTGCTGCGGCTGACCCCTGCGGTGCGCAACCTCATCCGCGAGGGGAAGACCTTCCAGCTCCCCTCGGCGATTCAGTCCGGCGCGCGAGAAGGGATGCAGACCCTCAACCAGGCCCTGCGCCGGCTGGTGGAGGAGGGGCTGGTCAGCTACGAGGAGGCGGCGGCCCGCGCCACCAACCCTCAGGAGCTAGACCAGCTCCTGGGACGGGGGCGGCCCGCGACGGTGCGCTAGAGCCGATTGACAACCCTTCGCTGCCTGTTAGAATACCCCCGGGCATCCGCCCGTATCTTTTTCATCCCAGCGAGCGCAATCAGGAGCGTGCCAGGTGATCAAGCCTCCCCTTGAGGCCCTGCTCGACCGCGTGGAGAGCAAGTACGCGCTGGTAATCGTCGCCGCCAAGCGGGCGCGGCAGCTGAAAGAAGGCGCCCTGCCCCTGGTCGACGTCGATTCCAGCAACCCAGTGAGTGTGGCGCTGGAGGAGATCGCCGCGGGGAAGATCCGCTACGAGGCGCCGCGCGCTGGCATCAAGTAGTCAGTCCGGCCGGGCCACCCCCAGGTAGAGATCCGAGGTGGGAGCGGCCAGGTCCTCCCACAGGCGGAGGCGCAGCGCCTCCGGGTATACGGTAACGCCGGCCAGGGCGTCGCGGGGGAACCAGCGGGCGCGGGTGACCTCGCATCGCGCAGTGGAGACGTCGCAGAACCCGGTCTCGGCGCCCATGCGCAGCGCCCCGCCGCCGGGCTGCCCCAGGAAGTAGGCCTCGATCCTGTGCTCCCCCAGGTGCGCATCGATAAATTCCCCCAGGTAGAGCAGCCGCTCCGGGACGACGCGGAAACCGGTCTCCTCAGCGGTTTCCCGTACCAGGACTTCCTCCAGCCTCTCCCCCGCCTGCACCGGGCCGCCGGGGAGTACCCAGAACGCCTCCCGGTCGTCGCTCACCAGCAACAGCCGTCCTTCCTGCGCCAGGATAACCCGCGCATTGAGCCGATGGGGCAGGGCCAGGTGTGTGGCGCCCTCCATCCCCAGGTAGGGATCGCGAGCGTTCTGGGGGACCCGGAGGTAGCGGCGGAGGCGGGCCTGGAATCCTGGAGCAGCCAGGGCTGCCGGGAAGAGGCGCAGGGTCCCCAGCTCGCCCGGCGCGACCAGACACCTGCGCCGCGCGCCGCCGCTGGGTCCCCGGTCCACCGTCTCCGCCGCAGCCACCGCGCCGTGCAACCGTCCCAGGAAGGCGCACTGCAGCAGGCGACGCTCCCCCTGGAGGACCTCCCAGACACAGAGGAGGGGCCCCACCTCCACAGGCACGCCCGCCTCCTCCGCGGCTTCGCGCCGCGCGGCGGCGGGCAGCGCCTCCCCGGGGTCGGCATGCCCTCCGGGAAGCACCCAGTAGTCGCGCCCGACCCGCTGCGTCACCAGGATGCGCCCCTGAGCGTCAGCGGCGGCGACGCGCGCGATAACCTCCACCCGTTCGGGCACCCCGAACCTCCCGCCTTTCCGTTCCGTATGATGTCTTAGGGATCATACCACCGGGGAGGTCGCCAGTGCCGCTGGTGCTGCTGTGGATCGTGGTCGCCGCCCTTGTCACCGCCGCGGGCGTACCGTCGGTGCACCAGACTGCCGGCGCTCTGCGTCTGGAGCTGTGGGTGGGCAAGGCCAGCTACGTGGTCGGCGAGCCGGTACAGGCGCACCTGGCCGCGCGCAACGGCGGAAGGACACCCCTGCGCGTGGAGTTCGCATCGGGGCAGCGCTTCGACCTGGTGGTGCGGCAGCGGGGGGTGCTGGTCTGGCGCTGGTCACACGACAGGGCCTTCGTGCAGGTCTTGCAGGAGGTCACACTGCGCCCGGGGCAGGCTTTGACCTTTGAGGCCACCTGGGGCCAGATCGACCTGCAGGGACGCCGCGTCGAGCCGGGGACGTACGAGCTGGTAGGCGTCTTCCTGGGCCGCACCTCCCAGGCGGGGATGCTGGAGACACCCCCGCTGCTCCTGCGCATCACTCCCTGAGGCCCCCTCCCCGCCCGGTGGCCGCCGTTCGCGCCAGCGGTTATAATGAGGCACGTGGCGGCGTAGCTCAGCTGGTCAGAGCACGCGGCTCATACCCGCGGAGTCGGGAGTTCGAGTCTCCCCGCCGCCACCAGGTGGGCCCGGAAGGGGGCTCTTCGATTTTTCTGCGCGACACCACCGACCTCTTGCGGGAGAACGTGGAGGCCACCATCCGCCGCCACCGGCTCCTGACGCCCGGAGACGGAGTGGTGACCGGCGTCTCCGGCGGCGCTGACTCGGTGGCGCTGCTGCTCCTGCTGCGCGAGGTTGGCGCCGTGCTGCACCTGCGCCTGGTCGTGGCGCACCTGAACCACGGGCTGCGTCCCGATGCGGCGACGGACGCCCGCTTCGTCCAGGCGCTGGCCGCGGCGTGGGGGTTGCCGTACGTGGGTGAGACGGCGGATGTGCGCGCCTTTGCCCGGCGGCAGCACCTTTCCCTGGAGGCGGCGGCGCGGGAGGTCCGCTACGCCTTCCTGCAGCGCGTGGCCGCGGCGCACGGGTGCGGGGTGGTGGCGGTGGGGCACACCGCCGACGACCAGGTGGAGACGCTGTTGCTGCGCCTGCTGCGGGGAGGGCGGCCGGGGGGGATGTGGCCCCGGCGGGCGCTGGGTGCCGTGGTTCTGGTACGTCCGTTGCTGGACTGCTGGCGTCGCGACCTGCGAGCGCTGCTTACAGAGCGGGGAATTCCCTGGCGGGAGGATCCGACGAACCTGGACCGGCGTCACCTGCGCAACCGCGTCCGGCACGACTTGCTGCCCGCGCTGGCAGGGTATATCCCAGACGGGCAGAACAAGGTGAAGCACAGTGCAGATCTCCTGGCCGCTGAGGACGCCGCCCTGACGGCGGCGGCCGCGGCCGTGGAGGCCGAGGCACTGGTGCTCGGGGAAGATGGTGTCCGGGTACGTCGTGCGGTGCTGGCGGCGCAGCCGCCGGCCGTGGGGTGGCGGCTGCTCCGTCGCGCCGTGGCCGCATGCGGAGGGAATCTGCGGCAGCTGCGCTTCGTAACCGTGCGGGAGGCGCTACGGCTGGCGGAGGAAGGGAGGGAGGGGCAGCGGCTCAGTCTGCCCCGGGTGGAGCTGGAGGTCCGGGGGGATGACCTGCTGCTGGTCCCCGCGGGGAGCCCGCCCTGGGAAGAGGTGGTCCTGCCCGTAGCGGGGCGGGTGGACGCGAAGCCGTTCGGCCTGATCGTGGAGAGTACGATCCTCCCACGCGAAGCGATGGATCTGGGTGACGGCGCTGCCTACCTGGATGCCGACCGGGTGCGGCTTCCGCTGATGCTGCGGCCGTGGCGTCCGGGCGACCGGTTCACCCCGCTGGGCATGCGAGGGAGGAAGAAGGTGGGGGACTTCCTCACAGACGCCAAGGTGCCGCGCCTGCACCGCCGGCGCCTTCCGGTGCTGGTGGACGGCGCCGGCACCATCCTGTGGCTGGTGGGCTGGCGTCTGGCCGAGGAGGCCCGGGTCACCGGGCAGACCCAGCGCGTGCTGCGTCTGCGCGTGCGCCCCCGGGCGTGAGGAGCCGAGGTGGTTTCCCCCCGGGGGCGGAGCGTGTATAGTCAAACGGGGAGGGTGGCGTGCTGAACCGCTACGTTCGCAACATGATCGTCTGGGCCATCATCATCGCGGTGGTGGTCTACTTCTTCCTGCCGCTCTACCGGCAGCGCACCCCCCGCCAGGAGCTCACCTACAACGTCTTCCTGAAGAGCGTGCAGCAGGGCGAGATCGTCGACGTGACCATCAGCGACGAACGGATCACCGGTCACCTGAAGAACAACCAGGAGTTCATCACCTACGGGCCGGTAACCGAGGAGACCCTCTCCCTGCTGGCGGCCAAGGGGGTGAGCATCAAGTACGAGCCGCGCTCCCGCTCTACCCTCTGGCCAAACCTGCTCACCTCCATGCTGCCCATCCTGCTCATCGTGGGCGTGTGGATGCTCATGCTGCGCCAGGCGCAGTCGGGAAGCAACCAGGCCATGTCCTTCGGCAAGAGCCGGGCCCGCCTGCACACCGAGAACAAGCCCAAGGTCACCTTTGATGACGTGGCCGGGGTGGACGAGGCCAAGGAAGAGCTGGAGGAGATCATCGAGTTCCTCAAGCACCCGAAGAAGTTCCAGGCGCTGGGCGCCAAGATCCCCCGCGGCGTCCTGCTGGTCGGACCGCCGGGCAGCGGCAAGACGCTGCTGGCGAAGGCCATCGCCGGCGAAGCGGGGGTGCCCTTCTTCTCCATTTCCGGTTCGGAGTTCGTGGAGATGTTTGTCGGAGTGGGCGCAAGCAGGGTGCGGGATCTTTTTGACCAGGCCAAGAAGTCGGCGCCCTGCCTGGTCTTCATCGACGAGATCGACGCCGTGGGCCGGCAGCGCGGCGCGGGGCTGGGGGGCGGGCACGACGAGCGGGAGCAGACCCTGAACCAGCTCCTGGTGGAGATGGACGGCTTCGACCCCAACGCCGGGATCATCGTGATCGCCGCCACCAACCGGCCGGACATTCTGGACCCGGCGCTGCTGCGCCCCGGCCGCTTCGACCGGCGGATCGTGGTGGACAACCCGGACACCAAGGGACGCAAGGCCATCCTGGAGGTGCACGTGCGGGGCAAGCCGCTGGGCGAGGACGTGAACCTGGAGGCCCTGGCCAAGCGCACCCCCGGCTTCTCCGGTGCCGACCTGGCCAACATGGTGAATGAGGCGGCGCTGCTGACGGCGCGGCGCAACAAGAAGAAGATCACCATGGCCGAGATGGAGGAGGCCATCGAGCGCGTCATCGCCGGCCCGCAGCGCAAGTCCCGCATCCTCTCCCAGAAGGAGCGGGAGATCGCCGCCTACCACGAGGGGGGGCACGCCCTGCTGGCCAAGTTGCTGCCCAACGCCGACCCGCCGCACAAGGTGACCATCCTGCCGCGGGGCATGGCCCTGGGGTACGTCATCTCTGCCCCGCCCGAGGACAAGTACAACTACACCCGCAGCGAGATCCTGGACCGCATCACTGTGGCCCTGGGCGGGCGGGTGGCCGAGGAGATCGTCTTCGGCGAGGTGACCACGGGAGCGCAGAACGACTTCGAACAGGCCACCGAGCTGGCCCGGCGCATGGTCACCGAGTTCGGCATGAGCGAGAAGCTCGGGCCGCTCACCCTGGGCAAGCGCCACGGCCCCGTCTTCCTGGGGCGCGACCTGGTGGAGAGTCGCAACTACAGCGAGGAGATCGCTTACGAGATCGACAAAGAGATCCGCCGCATCATCGACGAGTGCTACGAGCGGGGACGGACCGTCCTCACCGAGCACCGTGAGCAGCTGGAGCGGGTGGCCAGGGCGCTGCTGGAGCGGGAGAGCCTGGAGGCGGAGGAGCTGGAGCGGGTGCTGCAGGGGCTGCCCGTGGAGCCGCCGGTGGCGCCCCCAGCGGAGGCCCCGCCCGCCGGAGCCGCCGCCGAGCCCAAACCCGGGCGCCCGGAGCCGACGCTGCCGCGGCTCAAGCCAAAGCCCGAGCCTTCGTAACTTTCGCCCGTTCGCCTGGTATTTGACCCTTCCCTGGCCCACTCCCTAGAATGGGCCCGGAAGCTCCGGCAGCAGCTACTGCGGAGGAAGGGGGCGGGTGTATGTCGACGCGCCAGATCGCATATGCGGCGGTGCTGGCGGCATTGTACGTGGTCATCGGGCAGTTCGTCACCCCGTACCTGCGCAACCCCATGGTGCCGGGAGCGATCATCGCCATCAACATGGTGGTCGTGGTCGTCGCCGGCATTCTCTTCGGCCCCACCGCCGGAGCCCTTGTGGGGTTCGTGGGCACACTGATCAACGCGCTGTTCAGTGAGACCGGCAGCCGCGCCTTTGAGTTCGGAGCGGTCATCCCCCATACCCTCATGGGGCTGGCGGCCGGGCTGATCGCCCGGGCCAACCAGCCGCTGGCCGCCTTCGCCATCGTCGTCGGGCACGCCCTGAACATCGCCGTCTTCCTGGCAGCGGGGCTGCTGCCGCTGAGCCAGGTGGCCGTAACCATCTTCTGGAGCGGGCTGCTGGTGGAGACGGTGGTGGACCTGGTGGTCATCTGGATCCTGGTGGCGGCGCTGCGCCCACTGGTCCGCGCCGCCGCGGCCTGAGGCATCCCCGGAGGTGCGACCATGACGGTCACGGTGGAAGCTCCGGAGTATACGCTGCAGCCCGAGGTGGTGGTGGAGCCGCGGCAGACCGCCCTGGTCGTGGTGGACATGCAGAACGACTTCGTCAAGCCGGGCGGCGCCCTGGTGGTGCCCACGGCCGCCGCCACCATTCCCGCGGTGCAGCGCCTGCTGGCCCTGGCCCGGGCGGCAGGGATGAGGGTTTTCTTTACCCAGGACACGCACCAGGAGGGGGACATCGAGTTTCCCATCTGGGGGCCGCACGTCCTGCGGGGGACGTGGGGGTGGCAGATCGTAGACGAACTGGCCCCGCAGCCCGGGGAGCGGGTTCTGGAGAAGCTGCGCTACGACGGCTTCTTCGGCACGCCCCTGGACCACGAGCTGCGCCTGGCGGGTGTCCAAAGCGTGATCATCTGTGGCACCGTGGCCAACATCTGCGTGCTGCACACAGCGGGCAGCGCCGCCCTGCGGGGCTACCGGGTCATCCTGCCCGTGGACGCCATCTCCGCCATCACCCCCTTCGACCTGCAGGTGGCCATTCGTCAGGTCTCCTTCCTCTACCGCGGGGTGATCACCACAAGCGAGGCGATCCGCGCGGGATAACAGCCGCACCGCTGCGGGCGGTGCATCCGGAGGT from the Armatimonadota bacterium genome contains:
- a CDS encoding FAD/NAD(P)-binding oxidoreductase — its product is MAAPRVVILGGGFGGLAAATTLRQALGDRVDLLVVDAAPDFMMGLRQLWLLDGRATRAEGTRDRRTLPERAIPFRQGRVEAIDPERRRVAVDGDSLGYDYLIVALGAQPRSDLIPGGAAGGYNLYLPEEAEALGHRLRDLERGRILIAIAGLPYKCPPAPYEAAFIIEALLRRTGRRPAVELEVLTPQAMSLPVAGPAVCAQVEGTLAARRISFRTRAQVQRVEARRVLLADGSQVTADVVVYVPPHRPSQAITASGLADGEWIRPDPRTLATKAERVFALGDITEIPLAGGQALPKAGVFAERQGEVVARNLADLLAGREPVARFDGAGYCFIEVGDGKATTVDGRFFADPPDVRVADPTAESLAAKEAFERERLQRWFG
- a CDS encoding MFS transporter, whose protein sequence is MPSPHATLNHVPPRIHLLGLAATTMILTIMVAQPVLPLYLQARGLPTVEMGVLVGIMSLSIIGTELAALAVSRRIGRRGTILLGSLGGAATQLWFAMAATRLEWYLSRLLFGAFRGLLWPVLFAEVADSAPPGRHGPAFATFWLYFGVGLLAGPWMGGWLADAAGLRAPLVLSAAVALLPVALGGAVSPQRDAALPLGTSLRALARRGEVLSVWTLNALHTTGYGLFSTFLPLHATAQGLDASQVGLLFAAGSAAFAAAQLPAGRALERRTALGPLAAVYLARAAVMAAVPLAHSFAALLVLNGLVGIVGAAVPAALSARLAAVTPRGEAVPAMGALNAAADLGFFLGPVLGGTVAVRGLSWPFLLTLPIAAAAAALLRATASRAIRTSAAGAPARRLP
- a CDS encoding type IV pilus twitching motility protein PilT, translating into MEIHGLLKMVIERNASDLHLKVKNPPILRINGHLIPVDLPPFEPAELQSLIESMLTDAQRETFRQELELDFGYSVPGLSRFRVNVFRQRGHVGAAIRAIPMQVPTIAQLHLPAGVERFAELPRGMVLVTGPTGSGKSTTLAALINHINQHRSCHVVTIEDPIEYLHHDQKSIIDQREVGSDTHSFAHALRHVLRQDPDVILIGEMRDLETIATAITAAETGHLVFATLHTQSAAQAVERIVDVFPPYQQEQVRMQLSLSLEGVLSQTLLPRRDGRGRVAAVEVLRLTPAVRNLIREGKTFQLPSAIQSGAREGMQTLNQALRRLVEEGLVSYEEAAARATNPQELDQLLGRGRPATVR
- the rpoZ gene encoding DNA-directed RNA polymerase subunit omega; translated protein: MIKPPLEALLDRVESKYALVIVAAKRARQLKEGALPLVDVDSSNPVSVALEEIAAGKIRYEAPRAGIK
- a CDS encoding NUDIX hydrolase; protein product: MPERVEVIARVAAADAQGRILVTQRVGRDYWVLPGGHADPGEALPAAARREAAEEAGVPVEVGPLLCVWEVLQGERRLLQCAFLGRLHGAVAAAETVDRGPSGGARRRCLVAPGELGTLRLFPAALAAPGFQARLRRYLRVPQNARDPYLGMEGATHLALPHRLNARVILAQEGRLLLVSDDREAFWVLPGGPVQAGERLEEVLVRETAEETGFRVVPERLLYLGEFIDAHLGEHRIEAYFLGQPGGGALRMGAETGFCDVSTARCEVTRARWFPRDALAGVTVYPEALRLRLWEDLAAPTSDLYLGVARPD
- a CDS encoding BsuPI-related putative proteinase inhibitor, giving the protein MPLVLLWIVVAALVTAAGVPSVHQTAGALRLELWVGKASYVVGEPVQAHLAARNGGRTPLRVEFASGQRFDLVVRQRGVLVWRWSHDRAFVQVLQEVTLRPGQALTFEATWGQIDLQGRRVEPGTYELVGVFLGRTSQAGMLETPPLLLRITP
- the tilS gene encoding tRNA lysidine(34) synthetase TilS, which codes for MEATIRRHRLLTPGDGVVTGVSGGADSVALLLLLREVGAVLHLRLVVAHLNHGLRPDAATDARFVQALAAAWGLPYVGETADVRAFARRQHLSLEAAAREVRYAFLQRVAAAHGCGVVAVGHTADDQVETLLLRLLRGGRPGGMWPRRALGAVVLVRPLLDCWRRDLRALLTERGIPWREDPTNLDRRHLRNRVRHDLLPALAGYIPDGQNKVKHSADLLAAEDAALTAAAAAVEAEALVLGEDGVRVRRAVLAAQPPAVGWRLLRRAVAACGGNLRQLRFVTVREALRLAEEGREGQRLSLPRVELEVRGDDLLLVPAGSPPWEEVVLPVAGRVDAKPFGLIVESTILPREAMDLGDGAAYLDADRVRLPLMLRPWRPGDRFTPLGMRGRKKVGDFLTDAKVPRLHRRRLPVLVDGAGTILWLVGWRLAEEARVTGQTQRVLRLRVRPRA
- the ftsH gene encoding ATP-dependent zinc metalloprotease FtsH yields the protein MIVWAIIIAVVVYFFLPLYRQRTPRQELTYNVFLKSVQQGEIVDVTISDERITGHLKNNQEFITYGPVTEETLSLLAAKGVSIKYEPRSRSTLWPNLLTSMLPILLIVGVWMLMLRQAQSGSNQAMSFGKSRARLHTENKPKVTFDDVAGVDEAKEELEEIIEFLKHPKKFQALGAKIPRGVLLVGPPGSGKTLLAKAIAGEAGVPFFSISGSEFVEMFVGVGASRVRDLFDQAKKSAPCLVFIDEIDAVGRQRGAGLGGGHDEREQTLNQLLVEMDGFDPNAGIIVIAATNRPDILDPALLRPGRFDRRIVVDNPDTKGRKAILEVHVRGKPLGEDVNLEALAKRTPGFSGADLANMVNEAALLTARRNKKKITMAEMEEAIERVIAGPQRKSRILSQKEREIAAYHEGGHALLAKLLPNADPPHKVTILPRGMALGYVISAPPEDKYNYTRSEILDRITVALGGRVAEEIVFGEVTTGAQNDFEQATELARRMVTEFGMSEKLGPLTLGKRHGPVFLGRDLVESRNYSEEIAYEIDKEIRRIIDECYERGRTVLTEHREQLERVARALLERESLEAEELERVLQGLPVEPPVAPPAEAPPAGAAAEPKPGRPEPTLPRLKPKPEPS
- a CDS encoding ECF transporter S component, with the protein product MSTRQIAYAAVLAALYVVIGQFVTPYLRNPMVPGAIIAINMVVVVVAGILFGPTAGALVGFVGTLINALFSETGSRAFEFGAVIPHTLMGLAAGLIARANQPLAAFAIVVGHALNIAVFLAAGLLPLSQVAVTIFWSGLLVETVVDLVVIWILVAALRPLVRAAAA
- a CDS encoding isochorismatase family cysteine hydrolase yields the protein MTVTVEAPEYTLQPEVVVEPRQTALVVVDMQNDFVKPGGALVVPTAAATIPAVQRLLALARAAGMRVFFTQDTHQEGDIEFPIWGPHVLRGTWGWQIVDELAPQPGERVLEKLRYDGFFGTPLDHELRLAGVQSVIICGTVANICVLHTAGSAALRGYRVILPVDAISAITPFDLQVAIRQVSFLYRGVITTSEAIRAG